The nucleotide window CGCAGTGGTCGATATGGGCATGGGTAAGAACTAAGGCGTCTATAGTGGCAGGATTAAAGGGAAACGGCCCGTAATTGCGTTCTTTAATTGCTTTAGAACCCTGGAAGAGACCGCGGTCGATGAGGATACGGTAATGTCCGTTATCAAGAAGGTAACAGGACCCTGTTACCGTGCCGGCAGCCCCGTAAAAGTGCAGATTAATCATTTTTCCTCTCCCTGCATTATTTTTTTTAGAAGCCGGTTATCATGCGTGGGCAACGGCCCGGTCTTTAAAGGCCAGACGACGGGCTACGAACCGTTCCATTCTGTTCATGGCCTCCGTTAATTCGGCGAGGGAAGTGGCATAGGAACAACGGATAAAACCTTCTCCTCCATTGCCGAAGGCCGTACCGGGGACGACGGCCACCTTTTCTTCTTTAAGAAGTGCTTCAGCGAATTCCGTCGAGGTCATCCCCGTAACCTTAATTGAAGGAAATACGTAAAAGGCACCCCTGGGTTCGAAACATTCCAGGCCCATTTCGCGCAAACGGCTGACAACCAGACGGCGGCGGCGGTCATACTCGGCCACCATTCGCTCCACATCCTGGCGACCGTTACGCAGGGCTTCTAACGCGGCCATTTGCCCCATTACCGGTGCGCATAGAATGGTATATTGATGGATTTTAACCATGGCGGCTAAGAAATCGGGATGGGCGGCAATGTATCCCACCCGCCAGCCTGTCATGGCGAAGGCCTTGGAAAAACCGCTGACGAGAATGGTTCGTTCCTGCATACCGGGAATGGCGGCAAAGGAACGGGGCGGGCCGTCATAGCGGAGCTCGGCGTAAATTTCATCGCTGATGACCAGCAGATTATACTTCTTTACTAAAGCGGCGATGGCTTCCATTTCACAATCCTTCAGGACGGCGCCAGTAGGATTGTTAGGAAAGCATAAAATAAGAATTTTGGTGCGCGGAGTTATATATTTTTCCAGCAGTGACGCCGTAAGTTGAAATTCATCTTTCATAGTGGTGGGCACCGTTACAGGTATACCGCCGGCCATATGGGTGATGGGTTTATAGGATACATAACATGGTTCTGGGATTAATACTTCATCGCCGGGGCTGATCAGTGCCCTTAGCGCCAGGTCGACGGCTTCGCTGGCACCTATGGTGACCATTATTTGCTTTTGAGGGTCGTAATTCAAAGCGAAACGTTCTTCAAGATAATCGGCAATGGCCCGGCGCAGTTCAGGTAACCCGTAATTGGAAGTATACATGGTATAACCGCGCTCGAGGGAGCGGACGCAGGCCTCGCGAATATGCCAGGGGGTGACAAAATCGGGTTCTCCAACGCCCAGGGAAATGACCCCGGGGGTATTGGCTACCAAATCAAAAAAGCGCCGAATACCTGATGGCGGTAAATTTTTTACTACGGGGTTAATATAACGCTGGGCGTCAAAACCGCATGTAATGGTCATAGTTGCACCACCTGCCTGCGATCGGCTTCTTGATCTTCAAAAATTACCCCGTCCTGTTTGTATCTTTTAAGGATGAAGTGGGTAACAGTACTCTGGACGTGCTCCAGGGTGGCGAGTTTCTGCGATACAAAAGTAGCAACT belongs to Moorella humiferrea and includes:
- a CDS encoding aminotransferase class I/II-fold pyridoxal phosphate-dependent enzyme, with product MTITCGFDAQRYINPVVKNLPPSGIRRFFDLVANTPGVISLGVGEPDFVTPWHIREACVRSLERGYTMYTSNYGLPELRRAIADYLEERFALNYDPQKQIMVTIGASEAVDLALRALISPGDEVLIPEPCYVSYKPITHMAGGIPVTVPTTMKDEFQLTASLLEKYITPRTKILILCFPNNPTGAVLKDCEMEAIAALVKKYNLLVISDEIYAELRYDGPPRSFAAIPGMQERTILVSGFSKAFAMTGWRVGYIAAHPDFLAAMVKIHQYTILCAPVMGQMAALEALRNGRQDVERMVAEYDRRRRLVVSRLREMGLECFEPRGAFYVFPSIKVTGMTSTEFAEALLKEEKVAVVPGTAFGNGGEGFIRCSYATSLAELTEAMNRMERFVARRLAFKDRAVAHA